ATCTTGCCATCAACGTAAAGAAGGTCGATAACACCATTGCCTTCCAGATGTCCTCCCTTGATGAGCACTGCCCTTGGTCCCATTTCTTTGATCGCGACAGCTGCGGCCACGGCATCATCTAGTGAGCATATCCTTTTCCCTGAGAGAGACTCCGCCTCCTCCTTGTTAGGGGTCACAACAGTCGCCAAAGGGAGCATTGACCGTCTCAACGAGGTCAATAGCCCATCCGAACACAGCCTATCACCTACTCCGGCGATCATGACGGGGTCCACAACTATCGGGATATCCAGCCCCTTTAGCCTATTGCTCACCGCCTCCGCGATCTCGGCAGAAAATAGCATGCCGGTCTTGATCGCCGAAACATCTGAATCGTCCATGACGGCATCTATCTGGGCGATGACATCGCTAACATCGAGCGGTAAGATCCTCTCTACCCTTTTGGTGTTCTGTGCGGTCACTGCGGTCAGGGCGGAAGCTCCATGCAGGTCCAGGGAGGCGATGGCCTTGAGGTCCGCTTGCACTCCAGCCCCACCTATTGAATCGGAGCCGGCTATTGTCAGGACCGTTCTCATGTCCAAGCTAAATGCCTGAGGGGTTAATATTGATTGAGTGCCGAGCACTTCCCTTGAGCGATCGAATCTATGTCGATCTTACGAGGGAGACCCTCCAACTTCGGGAAATTATTAATATGCCGGTCCATATCAAAAAAACAATGAAAGCGAGCAGTGGCCACTTCGTCCTGAAGGACGGTTTTGAATATAAGGACATGGCAAAGGTCTTCCCCGAAGTGCTCACGACGTTCCTTGAAGAGACTGAACAGGTCCCTGAGGACGAGGACATCATGCAGATGTTCATCTACCTGAACATGTGCGAGCTGCAAAAGAACAGCAAGCCTGAGGGTTACAATCGCAAGGGAAGGATGCGTATGGTGTTCCCCCTGGGCAAAAAAGAGTTCTATATTAGGGGCTCTGCAAAGAGCGGAGAGGTCGTCAGGGTCGCCGAGAAATTGAGCAAGATACTCAATAAAGGAGGCATCAAGCACGACCTGGAGTGGAACACCCTCTCGATGCTTGAAGAGTGAGGTCATAGACCGTACATGAGCCCATTCCAGACCTGGACAGAGCGCTCTCTTTCTTTTTTTATGAAGAAGAGATGGTCCTCTTTCTTGCTGGTGACAGTCTTTATCTGATTCTCGACCTGGACCGGGGAAGTTCCTCCGAAGGACGTCCTCCTCTTCACACATTCCTCGATATCGAGCACCTTCTGGACATCTGGACCGATCAGGTCAGAGAACGTCCTCATCTCATTCAGGTCCAGATCCTCTAACGACCTCGACGTCTTTACACAATGGCGCACCATCTTCCCAACGACCTCATGCGCTTGACGGAAAGGCATGCCCTTCTTAACAAGGTAATCGGCCAGGTCCGTGGCGTTCAGGAGACCGTTCTTAGCGGCCTCCCGCATCCTTGCGCCATTGAATTTTGCTTCCGCAAGCATACCGGCCATCATCCTGAGGCAAGCGATATAGTTGTCCGCGGTCCTGAACACCGCCTCCTTGTCCTCTTGGAGGTCCCTGTTGTATGACATCGGGAGACCCTTGATAAGTGTGAGCATCGACATCAATGAACCGGTCCCCCGTGCGGTCCTTCCCCGTACAAGTTCTGCCACGTCCGGGTTCTTCTTCTGAGGCATGATGGAGCTCCCAGTGCTGAAAGAATCGCTGATCTCCACGAATCCAAACTCCGGACTGCTCCAGATGACCATCTCTTCGGCAAGCGAACTTAAATGGCACATGCCTAAAGATGATATGAAGCAATACTCCACTGCAAAATCGCGATCGCTGACCGAGTCCATTCCGTTGTCGGTGGGGCGGTCGAATCCCAACAGATGGCTTGTCATATGGCGGTCTATCGGGTATGTGGTCCCTGCCAGTGCAGCGGACCCAAGGGGACAGACGTTCAACCTCTTGTAAGAGTCGATGAGGCGGTCAGCATCCCTCTGGACCTTGAACGCATGGGCCATCAGATGATAGCCCAAGGTCACAGGTTGGGCGTGTTGTAGGTGTGTGAAACCCGGCATGACGGTGTCGATGTGCCTTTTGGCCTGTTCCAGCAAGGATTCTTGAAGGGCCACGGTCGCCTCTATCGTCATCAGGGTGACGTCCCTCATATACATGCGGAAATCCGTGATCACCTGGTCGTTCCTGCTACGGGCCGTATGTAATCTGGCCCCAGCTTCACCTATTCTTTTTGTCAGAAGACCTTCAACGCCCGAATGGACATCCTCGCTGGACATGTCAAGCTCGATATGACCGCTCTCGATCTCCCTGAGCATCTGTTTAAGCCCGGTGATTATTTTGTCGCCGTCCTCCTCTGTGATGATCTTCTGCTTCGCTAGCATTTTAGCGTGAGCGATCGAACCAACGACATCGT
This genomic window from Methanomassiliicoccales archaeon contains:
- the argH gene encoding argininosuccinate lyase: MSEKVLWSGRFDKAPTSEMIAFTTSLPVDIRLAWYDVVGSIAHAKMLAKQKIITEEDGDKIITGLKQMLREIESGHIELDMSSEDVHSGVEGLLTKRIGEAGARLHTARSRNDQVITDFRMYMRDVTLMTIEATVALQESLLEQAKRHIDTVMPGFTHLQHAQPVTLGYHLMAHAFKVQRDADRLIDSYKRLNVCPLGSAALAGTTYPIDRHMTSHLLGFDRPTDNGMDSVSDRDFAVEYCFISSLGMCHLSSLAEEMVIWSSPEFGFVEISDSFSTGSSIMPQKKNPDVAELVRGRTARGTGSLMSMLTLIKGLPMSYNRDLQEDKEAVFRTADNYIACLRMMAGMLAEAKFNGARMREAAKNGLLNATDLADYLVKKGMPFRQAHEVVGKMVRHCVKTSRSLEDLDLNEMRTFSDLIGPDVQKVLDIEECVKRRTSFGGTSPVQVENQIKTVTSKKEDHLFFIKKERERSVQVWNGLMYGL